TTTTGTGGTTCATGACGGCTATCCACCAACACAAAAACACATTGCAAATTGTCCCGATGGGTAAGATATCTCCGGATGAATTTTTCCCATTCATTACGACTTGTTTTAGAGGCCTTAGCAAAACCATAACCTGGCAAATCCACCAAATACCAAGTATCGTCGATGATAAAATGATTGATCAACTGCGTCTTACCAGGTTTTTGGGAGGTTTTGGCAAGTCCTTTCTTGTTGGTCATTGCATTGATCAACGATGATTTACCGACATTTGAACGTCCGATAAACGCATATTCCGGCAAATTGGGTGCAGGTAATTTGTCAACTCTCGTGTTACTGCACACGAATTCGGCTTTTTTCACTTCCATGGAACAAAGGTACGTTAAATGAATCCCTTTGACAAGATTTGTACCGCTTCTATTCCATAAAAAAGCTTGACTTCCGATTTTATGGGCAGGATAATAAAATGTCCCTAATTATTTTTAACTTTCACTACAAACGAATAGTCAAACGAATAAGCGTATTCCGAAGTGGCGTTATGCATAAAATTTTTCAGGGATGCTGTAACAATTCAGCTGTACAAGATACTAACTACAAAAATAAACGTCAGTCTTTGGAAAAAAAGCAATGTTCTTAAAAACCCAAAGAACGAATAAATTAAACCTTAAAATAGATGTTACTCGAAATCAATCATGTCACCAAAGATTACGCCAATCACCGAGCATTGGACGATGTATCCATTCAAATCCCAAAGGGTAAGATTTTTGGGCTATTGGGGCCAAACGGGGCGGGAAAAACATCCCTGATCCGTATTATTAACCAAATTACCGCCCCCGATTCCGGCGAAATTCTGTTTAGTGGCGAACCCTTGGGCCCACAGCATATTGCACAAATCGGTTATTTACCCGAAGAGCGGGGTTTGTACAAAAAAATGAAAATCGGTGATCAAATGTTGTATTTGGCACAGCTTAAGGGGCTTTCCAAGCGAGAAGCCTTAACACGCATCCGAGATTGGTGCCAACGCCTGGACATCACATCCTGGTTAGACAAAAAAATAGAAGATCTCAGTAAAGGGATGCAGCAAAAAGTACAATTTGTCGCTACAGTCATCCACCAACCACAATTGATTATCTTAGATGAGCCCTTTTCGGGATTTGATCCCGTAAATGCCAATATCATAAAAGAACAGATTCTCCGCTTAAATCAAGAGGGTGCGACCATTATATTTTCCACACACCGCATGGAGACTGTGGAAGAGCTTTGCGATAATATTGCCCTCATCAACCGATCAAAAAAAATACTGGATGGTTCTGTACAAGCGATTAAAAAAGAATACCGAAATCAAACCTATCGATTGGAATACACAGCAAGCGAAGATAATTTTCTTCTGTTCGACGACGCCTTATTTGAGGTCGTCACATCAACAAAGCATGAAAAAACATACATCACTACAATTCAGCTAAATAACAATAGCCATATCAATGATGTATTAATGCGTTTCATACCCCAAATACAGCTCAATCAACTCATTGAAATCGTTCCCTCCATGGCGGATATTTTCATCCAAAAAGTCACACAAGTCTCACCTACAGCTAACGATCATGCATAAAATATTACTTATCATCCAACGGGAATACCTATCACGTGTCAAGAAAAAATCTTTTATTGTCATGACTTTTGCCGTACCCCTGTTCTTTTTCGCACTGTATGCAGGCATGTTTTATCTGACAAAAAAGAGCTTCAAAGATTCGCACACCGAAGTCTTTATTTTAGATGAGCAAGGCGACTTTGCCAGCAAACTCCAAAGCAATAAAAATGTAAGTTATACCATATCCAAATTGGACCTCCAGGCCCAAAAAGCGCAGCTTACCCAAAGCGAAGGAAAACAGTCGATCCTTTATATTCCAAAAGATATTTTAACAAGCGAAAGAGCCGAACTGATTACCGGCGGCAAGACAAGTTTTGTCACACAGGAGATCATTAGCGGCCAGTTGGAAGAAATCATCCGTGAAAAGGAATATAAAGCCAAGGGAATCGACCTGCAGATTATCCAGTCCATTAAACCCAAAGTCACCATCGATGCAAAAGAAATAACAGCAGACGGTGAAGAAAAGAACAGCAATACAGCCATTGCAATGGGTCTTGGTGTCGCTTTGGCTATCTTAGTATACCTATCGCTGTTTCTCTATGGTGCCCAGGTAATGCGTGGTATTATCGAAGAAAAGAGCAACCGTATCATCGAAGTCATTATTTCCTCGGTCAAACCTTTTCAGCTCATGATGGGTAAAATTGTTGGGATCGGTATGGTTGGACTGACGCAATTTGTCATGTGGCTCGTGCTTACAGGAGGCTTATTTATCACAGCAACGCTCCTATTTGTCAATCCTCAGGATATGCAGGAGGTTGCGGCAAGCCAACCTGGAGCGGGTAATATGAGTACCGTATCAAAAGCAATGGCCCAGAATGATTCTGCTTCTATCCTTACTTCGATCCAAAGCTTTAACTTCACGGAAGTCATCATTTTCTTCTTTCTGTTTTTTATTGCGGGTTACCTCTTATATAGCGCTAT
The DNA window shown above is from Sphingobacterium thalpophilum and carries:
- the yihA gene encoding ribosome biogenesis GTP-binding protein YihA/YsxC, whose protein sequence is MEVKKAEFVCSNTRVDKLPAPNLPEYAFIGRSNVGKSSLINAMTNKKGLAKTSQKPGKTQLINHFIIDDTWYLVDLPGYGFAKASKTSRNEWEKFIRRYLTHRDNLQCVFVLVDSRHEPQKIDLDFCYWLGECGLPFMLVFTKADKQSTVKSDANIAKFKKSLLQWFEEVPPIFLTSAEKKMGHEPILEAIDEVNGRFVRPELDGNEQF
- a CDS encoding ABC transporter ATP-binding protein, with protein sequence MLLEINHVTKDYANHRALDDVSIQIPKGKIFGLLGPNGAGKTSLIRIINQITAPDSGEILFSGEPLGPQHIAQIGYLPEERGLYKKMKIGDQMLYLAQLKGLSKREALTRIRDWCQRLDITSWLDKKIEDLSKGMQQKVQFVATVIHQPQLIILDEPFSGFDPVNANIIKEQILRLNQEGATIIFSTHRMETVEELCDNIALINRSKKILDGSVQAIKKEYRNQTYRLEYTASEDNFLLFDDALFEVVTSTKHEKTYITTIQLNNNSHINDVLMRFIPQIQLNQLIEIVPSMADIFIQKVTQVSPTANDHA
- a CDS encoding ABC transporter permease, which codes for MHKILLIIQREYLSRVKKKSFIVMTFAVPLFFFALYAGMFYLTKKSFKDSHTEVFILDEQGDFASKLQSNKNVSYTISKLDLQAQKAQLTQSEGKQSILYIPKDILTSERAELITGGKTSFVTQEIISGQLEEIIREKEYKAKGIDLQIIQSIKPKVTIDAKEITADGEEKNSNTAIAMGLGVALAILVYLSLFLYGAQVMRGIIEEKSNRIIEVIISSVKPFQLMMGKIVGIGMVGLTQFVMWLVLTGGLFITATLLFVNPQDMQEVAASQPGAGNMSTVSKAMAQNDSASILTSIQSFNFTEVIIFFFLFFIAGYLLYSAIFAAAGSAVDNETEANQFSMPITMPLLLTYILSFGVIINDPNGPIATWLSFIPFTSPIAMLVRIPFGVPLWQILTSLTLLILTFLFVTWVAARIYRVGILIYGKKASLKEIIKWFNYKS